The DNA window CAATTGGACAGCGAATGGCCCCAAATTCGGAAACACCGGAACGTCCCAGAAGGATGACGGGCAACGGAGCTCGTCAAAACTGGACTCTTCTAAAAGTAGGCCGAATACAATGAACCAAGCTACAAGACGCTTTTATGAGTACATAAGTGAAAAGGCCGTGGACATTGATAAAGATGGAACACAACCATCCACCCAGTTTAGGAAAAAGctgttttttgaagacgCCATCCCAAAAACAGTCATCGATGCAGAGATGGCCGAACCTGTTGCGGTATCCAAACGGATTGCAGCTGCAGCATTCATGTCTCTGCTAAACTTGGCCAGTAACGACTTTGTCGAGTTAGAAACAGTTCAGACCGACCTTGATGTCGTACAAGGAAGTGACCTACTTATTTACATGTGAAAATGGAATAATATTATCCACTCTAGCTACTAGAAAAACTTGCAAACAAATACAGCTCCAAGATACTCTGACTCGACTTCCAGGAGGAACAACGGATCAAGCGGAAGATAGATGTTCCTCAATGTAAACCGCCATCACAACCTCTTTTGTTCTCGTCTActatttttcatttttttcctttttaaAGGTGCATATCGTAAATGATCTCGGCCGTTCTCGGACTTCTAAAATATTGGAGAAAAATAAATCGATGACGGTGTTTGTTATACCCATATGGATTTTGTGAGCTGATATATATACCTATATATAAATAAGTGTATGATATTCCGGTTTGACAATGATCTGCTTAAGTCAGTGGTAACCTGAAGAAAAGATCAGAGGAGATTACAGGGGCTTACCTACTTTCCACAATGGTGAAACAACTCTTAGCTAGGAGAGCATACCGCGTTAGACCTAGGTACTTTTCACAAGAGTCTAATCCGGGGAGGAGAATTGCACGGGATGTCAAGGAAGTGGAACAGTGGTGGAAATCGGACAGATTTCAAGACGTGAAAAGACCGTACACGGCACTCGACGTCGTTAAGCACCGCGGTTCTTTACCCACTGACGTTACAAAATACCCTTCCTCCTTCCAAGCCACCAAGCTACACAGTCTGATCAATGAGAAATTTGCCGCTAAGCAACCGTTGCACACTTTAGGGGTGATAGACCCAGTTCAGATGTCGCAACTAGCCAGATGTAAGGATATTCAAGTATCGTACGTGTCAGGTTGGGCGTGCTCCTCTACAATGGTTGGTTCCACAAACGAAGTCTCCCCCGATTTTGGGGACTACCCTTACGATACTGTCCCCAATCAGGTGGAAAGAATTTTCAAAGCTCAACAGTTGCATGACCGTAAAGCCGTCTTAGAGTCTATAGAGACGGGGGGAGAGCTGGTTGACTACATGAAACCAATAATCGCAGACGCGGATATGGGTCATGGTGGTCCCACTACAGTGATGAAATTGGCCAAACTGTTTGCAGAGAAGGGTGCTGCAGCTATCCACTTAGAGGACCAGTTGGTTGGTGGTAAGCGTTGTGGTCACCTAAGTGGCGCCACGCTTGTCCCCACTTCAACGCACTTATCGAGACTCATCGCTACAAGACTACAATGGGATATTATGGGGACTGAAAATTTGATAATTGCAAGAACGGATTCTTGTAACAGTAAATTGATAAGCAGTAATATCGATCAAAGAGACCACTCTTTCATCCAGGGGATTGTAAATGGAGAGAGCCTGCCATGGGCAGATTTATTATCAGATATGGAGGGTCAGGGTGCCTCTAAGGATACGATTGCTTCGGCAGAACTTGAATGGTACGAGTCCAACCCACTGTACACTTTCAACGAGGCGTTACAACTTCAAATGACTCAAGAGGAGTACAAGAGGTACGTTGATATGATGGACCGTGTGAAAATGGGGAAACAAAAGACTTTTTTGAGTATTAGTGAACAGGAAGCAATTGCCAAGCAGGTTGCCCCCACAAAAAGAATAAATTTCAATTGGGATAAACCACGGTCCAAGGAAGGGTACTACATGTTCAAAGGGTGTATGGAGGCCGCTTTGCAAAGATCGTTGGCGTTTGCCCCCTATGCGGACATGCTATGGTTGGAGACGAAAACACCGGATTTGGAACAGGCCCGGTTTTTCAGTAACCATCTCCACGGGGAGATACCGGAGGCCAAATTAGTGTACAACCTTTCCCCCAGTTTCAACTGGATGGCCCACGGGTTTACCAACGAAACACTACAAAGTTTTATCTGGGATTTGGCAAGGGAAGGGTTTGTACTCCAGCTAGTATCCCTGGCAGGGTTACACGTGGACGGTGTATCCTTCTGGGAATTGGCAAGCAAATTCCAGACTCAGGGGATGCGCGCGTACACAGAAGTGGTCcaacagagagagaaaacCCTCCACTGCGATTTGCTAACGCACCAACGTTGGTCTGGAGCAGAGTACATCGACTCGTTAATGAAAGTGGTACAGAACGGGTCATCTTCCCAAACGCTGAGTACGTCTGGAGACAGCTTCACAGAAAAGCAATTTTGAACGGGGTAACATCCCCTTTACGTACACAGCTATTTTACTTACCTGCGGCGTTCCAAATCCGGAGAACGCTAAAAATCGATCTGCATGCAGTAAACCGTCTTTTCTGCGGCGCTTTCTGGGGCTGGGTTCCTTTTCTCTGGGTGGCTGGCTGGTTGTTTGCCGTTTTCGGAAGCGTGTGTGTGGTGTTCGGAGGAGCGGGCCTTTCCCTGCCTACCCTAAGAAACCCCCGCACAAAACAAGTAAGTAGGTTAAGGGAACAATGCGGAGTTGTGTTCCCGCTTATTTCATTATTGTGTTTtatttcttccagaaaCGGAAAGAGGGGAATGAcgtattttcttctcttaATACGGGGCTGGAGACTGTGTGTGGGGAAAAATTTGCCTGTCATACGTTCTCCTTTCTCTTCCCAAAAATAGAAGCCGGTGCTATTTCAGGTTAGGTATAAGAAGTGCTTAACAAATGTGTCTGGcgtaaaaaaaagaatggaaTATAATAAGAGGTTTAAAGTTCAAAGAACGGTACGCGATTAAGACCCCTTAACGTGTGTGCATTGTTATAACGATTGAAGTGGTCCAATCATCTGAGTTGATAGGCAACCCTCGTTTCCTAAAAGTAAACAACCGATAACGTTAAGTAAAGAGGGAAGGAaactattttttttcttatatAACAGGAGTTAGAATTGACCGGTAGAGGTTCTTTTTTCCCAATTGCACTTAGACACATCGTCTTTCTCACGTCTCTCCCCAGGAAGAAAACAAAGGCTTACTATTAGGGGTTATATTCACGTCTAGCAGGAGAAATGT is part of the Huiozyma naganishii CBS 8797 chromosome 4, complete genome genome and encodes:
- the ICL2 gene encoding methylisocitrate lyase ICL2 (similar to Saccharomyces cerevisiae ICL2 (YPR006C); ancestral locus Anc_8.103), which produces MVKQLLARRAYRVRPRYFSQESNPGRRIARDVKEVEQWWKSDRFQDVKRPYTALDVVKHRGSLPTDVTKYPSSFQATKLHSLINEKFAAKQPLHTLGVIDPVQMSQLARCKDIQVSYVSGWACSSTMVGSTNEVSPDFGDYPYDTVPNQVERIFKAQQLHDRKAVLESIETGGELVDYMKPIIADADMGHGGPTTVMKLAKLFAEKGAAAIHLEDQLVGGKRCGHLSGATLVPTSTHLSRLIATRLQWDIMGTENLIIARTDSCNSKLISSNIDQRDHSFIQGIVNGESLPWADLLSDMEGQGASKDTIASAELEWYESNPLYTFNEALQLQMTQEEYKRYVDMMDRVKMGKQKTFLSISEQEAIAKQVAPTKRINFNWDKPRSKEGYYMFKGCMEAALQRSLAFAPYADMLWLETKTPDLEQARFFSNHLHGEIPEAKLVYNLSPSFNWMAHGFTNETLQSFIWDLAREGFVLQLVSLAGLHVDGVSFWELASKFQTQGMRAYTEVVQQREKTLHCDLLTHQRWSGAEYIDSLMKVVQNGSSSQTLSTSGDSFTEKQF